A part of Microaerobacter geothermalis genomic DNA contains:
- a CDS encoding IclR family transcriptional regulator, which translates to MPIIQAVDRALRILDLFDENETELKITDISQRINLHKSTVHSLLKTLQIHGYIQQNPENGKYKLGMKLFERGSFVIYGLDVRKIAKPYLMDLSMNTGQTTHLVILDGKEGVYIDKVEGPQAVVLYSRIGRRIPVHCSAVGKALVAFRKKEEIESILKDYVYQKSTENTISNEKDFLDELEKVRQVGYAVDNQENEPDVRCIAVPIRDHSGAPIAAISMSTLVSRVDDQKLEGFIGMLMEVGNEISRQMGYGIV; encoded by the coding sequence ATGCCAATTATTCAAGCGGTAGATCGAGCACTTCGCATATTAGATTTATTTGATGAAAATGAAACTGAATTAAAAATCACGGATATTAGCCAGCGGATAAATCTGCACAAAAGTACGGTTCATTCTTTGTTGAAAACTCTTCAGATTCATGGCTATATTCAGCAAAATCCCGAGAATGGCAAATACAAGCTGGGCATGAAATTGTTTGAACGGGGCAGCTTTGTTATCTATGGATTGGATGTACGAAAAATTGCAAAACCATATTTGATGGACCTGTCGATGAATACAGGGCAAACCACTCACTTGGTCATTCTAGATGGAAAGGAAGGAGTATACATCGATAAGGTAGAAGGCCCACAAGCCGTTGTTTTATACTCTCGCATTGGGCGAAGAATTCCTGTTCATTGCAGTGCGGTAGGGAAAGCTCTAGTAGCATTTAGGAAAAAAGAAGAAATCGAAAGTATTTTAAAGGACTATGTCTATCAGAAGTCTACGGAAAATACGATTAGTAATGAGAAGGATTTTCTGGATGAACTGGAAAAAGTACGACAAGTTGGCTACGCTGTCGATAATCAAGAGAATGAACCGGATGTTCGCTGTATCGCCGTACCTATAAGGGACCATTCCGGAGCCCCTATTGCTGCAATTAGTATGTCTACTCTCGTGTCTCGTGTAGATGATCAAAAATTGGAAGGATTTATTGGCATGTTAATGGAAGTGGGAAATGAAATATCAAGGCAGATGGGATACGGTATCGTTTAG
- a CDS encoding sugar kinase has translation MDVVTFGETMVLLNPLSTGPLRYTTLFEKTIGGAESNVAIGLARLGHRVGWMSRLGNDEFGLFVRNFIRGEGVDTTQVQFDEKHPTGVFFKERQVMQEPKVYYYRKGSAASYFSPNDINESYLSQAKYLHITGITPALSQSCRDAVYRSIELAKKHGLKIMFDPNIRLKLWSTEEAKEVLFDIAGLCDIVIPGLEEGEILTGESAPEKIADSLLQNGAKAVVIKLGEHGAYYSVNQQEEYVPGYPVEKIVDPIGAGDGFAAGLLSGLLRGWSYRDSVELGNRIGAYALTVIGDVEGYPFWSQINPEKDQQTIYR, from the coding sequence ATGGATGTTGTAACTTTTGGTGAAACGATGGTGCTTCTAAATCCTCTTTCAACAGGTCCTCTTCGATATACCACCTTATTTGAAAAAACCATCGGTGGTGCTGAATCAAATGTAGCCATTGGCTTGGCTCGTTTAGGTCATCGGGTTGGGTGGATGAGTCGTTTAGGGAATGATGAATTTGGGCTGTTTGTTCGCAATTTCATCCGAGGTGAGGGAGTAGATACAACGCAGGTTCAATTTGACGAGAAGCATCCAACCGGGGTTTTCTTTAAAGAGAGGCAAGTGATGCAGGAACCGAAGGTTTACTATTACCGAAAGGGTTCTGCAGCCAGTTATTTTAGTCCGAATGATATAAATGAATCCTATCTATCGCAAGCAAAATATTTGCATATCACCGGGATAACTCCTGCATTAAGTCAAAGCTGTCGGGATGCTGTATATCGTTCTATAGAATTAGCGAAGAAACATGGATTAAAGATTATGTTTGACCCCAATATTCGTCTTAAATTGTGGTCAACGGAAGAGGCAAAAGAAGTTCTTTTTGATATTGCCGGCCTATGTGATATTGTCATTCCAGGACTGGAAGAAGGAGAAATCTTAACTGGAGAATCAGCACCGGAAAAAATAGCAGACTCATTACTGCAGAATGGAGCAAAAGCCGTGGTTATAAAATTGGGTGAACATGGAGCTTACTACTCTGTAAACCAACAAGAGGAATATGTTCCTGGTTATCCTGTTGAAAAAATTGTAGATCCCATCGGGGCTGGCGACGGGTTTGCTGCCGGACTTCTGTCAGGACTTCTTCGCGGCTGGTCCTATCGCGATTCTGTTGAGCTAGGCAATCGGATTGGTGCGTATGCATTAACGGTGATTGGTGATGTAGAAGGGTATCCCTTCTGGTCACAGATTAACCCGGAAAAAGACCAGCAAACCATCTACCGTTAA
- a CDS encoding U32 family peptidase, with the protein MEKTREFIEKLGFPGRDCHHLPTSSKTFPDGAQYRVEIPSVEGPASLEAVIEACKHYDVTIHRVSQGSGIMLLTDEELVQMADIGRREKLEVSLFVGPRGTWDITPMQWASAGKITGLRVQGMDQLVYSIEDIKRACDKGIRGILVADEGLLWLVNECKKHRELPDDLVVKISVQMGPSNPVSIRLMEQIGANTFNVPTDLTLARLAAIRQVLDIPIDIYVEAPDDIGGFIRHYDIPEIIRVAAPVYIKFGLRNSPNIYPSGTHLESTSIALCKERVRRARIGLDMIKRYAPHLKTSEKGAAGLGVPVAIGGE; encoded by the coding sequence ATGGAAAAAACAAGGGAATTCATAGAAAAGTTAGGGTTCCCCGGCAGGGACTGCCACCATTTGCCCACTTCTTCGAAAACGTTTCCTGATGGGGCGCAATATCGTGTGGAAATTCCAAGTGTGGAAGGTCCTGCTTCTTTGGAAGCAGTAATTGAAGCTTGCAAGCATTATGATGTTACCATCCACCGTGTTTCACAGGGAAGCGGAATCATGCTGCTGACAGATGAAGAATTGGTTCAAATGGCTGATATTGGACGCAGAGAAAAGCTTGAAGTAAGCCTGTTTGTAGGGCCCCGGGGAACATGGGACATCACTCCAATGCAGTGGGCAAGTGCAGGTAAAATTACAGGCCTTCGGGTTCAAGGGATGGACCAGCTGGTTTATTCCATTGAAGATATTAAAAGGGCCTGTGATAAAGGAATTCGTGGTATTTTAGTTGCCGATGAAGGTCTTTTATGGCTGGTAAATGAATGTAAGAAACACAGGGAACTGCCGGATGATTTGGTCGTAAAAATTTCTGTGCAAATGGGGCCATCCAATCCTGTTTCCATTCGTTTGATGGAGCAGATTGGAGCTAACACTTTTAATGTCCCAACGGATTTAACCTTGGCCCGCTTGGCTGCTATCCGACAAGTACTGGATATTCCCATAGATATTTATGTAGAGGCTCCCGATGATATCGGAGGATTTATTCGTCACTATGATATACCTGAGATTATTCGTGTGGCTGCACCTGTTTATATCAAATTCGGATTAAGGAACTCACCGAATATTTATCCCTCAGGAACCCATTTAGAGTCCACATCCATTGCATTATGCAAGGAGCGAGTAAGACGGGCAAGGATTGGGCTTGATATGATTAAAAGATATGCGCCGCATCTTAAAACATCGGAAAAAGGTGCTGCGGGCTTAGGTGTTCCTGTTGCAATTGGAGGAGAATAA
- a CDS encoding bifunctional 4-hydroxy-2-oxoglutarate aldolase/2-dehydro-3-deoxy-phosphogluconate aldolase, whose product MLKKMVLLQKLVESGIIAVIRHIPEDKVDKVAESLVVGGITALEVTVDSPGAFETIHRISKQLKGRALVGAGTVIDSESARLAIHHGAEFIFSPSLHEGVIRTALRYGKVAVPGVMTPTEMITAIEWGADLVKLFPAATLGVKYIKDIKAPFPHIPVIPTGGIHLNNIASFFEADVAAVGIGGNLLDRKAIDNSDFNKITHIAEQYVTSVQVARSKS is encoded by the coding sequence ATGCTTAAAAAGATGGTCTTATTACAAAAATTGGTGGAAAGCGGGATCATTGCCGTTATCCGTCATATCCCTGAAGATAAAGTTGACAAGGTTGCGGAAAGCCTTGTTGTGGGAGGCATAACTGCCCTTGAAGTAACAGTAGATAGCCCAGGGGCTTTTGAAACCATTCATCGAATTTCCAAACAATTGAAAGGTCGTGCCCTTGTTGGTGCCGGTACAGTTATTGACAGTGAATCAGCACGATTGGCGATCCATCACGGTGCAGAATTTATTTTTAGCCCCAGTCTTCATGAGGGTGTTATCCGTACCGCTCTGCGCTATGGAAAAGTTGCTGTTCCCGGAGTGATGACTCCAACGGAAATGATTACTGCGATCGAATGGGGGGCGGATTTGGTTAAATTATTCCCCGCCGCAACCCTTGGGGTGAAATATATTAAAGATATCAAAGCACCATTTCCCCATATTCCAGTGATACCAACTGGAGGTATTCATTTGAACAATATCGCCTCGTTTTTTGAAGCGGACGTAGCTGCGGTGGGGATAGGTGGAAATCTGTTGGATCGGAAAGCGATTGACAACTCCGATTTTAATAAAATTACCCATATAGCCGAACAATATGTAACATCCGTTCAAGTAGCTCGATCAAAAAGCTGA